A window of Trichomycterus rosablanca isolate fTriRos1 chromosome 5, fTriRos1.hap1, whole genome shotgun sequence contains these coding sequences:
- the nkx2.3 gene encoding homeobox protein Nkx-2.3, which translates to MMLSSPVTSTPFSVKDILKLEQQSHHLHGHSLQVPLQDLQQQQQRFHTPPSCLLEGEESPGFSDSEDRMAFLNSLSVQDSLVESSLSPPMFTHSALGHVVDAKLEEDMEEQETKTCGAAVRSPDCEVPSDLDRSQRQRARRKPRVLFSQAQVFELERRFKQQRYLSAPEREHLASTLKLTSTQVKIWFQNRRYKCKRQRQDKSLEIAGHHHHHPPPPRRVAVPVLVRDGKPCLSGSQNYNATYAVGSNPYCYNSYSTYNNAAYTNAYNCSYPSLPTLPANTGANPLMSMSLNNLGAHSQAQSSQGTSVSPCQGTLQGIRAW; encoded by the exons ATGATGCTTTCAAGCCCTGTAACGTCAACCCCGTTTTCTGTCAAGGACATCCTAAAACTGGAGCAGCAGTCTCACCACCTGCACGGTCATTCTTTGCAAGTACCTTTGCAAGAtttacagcagcagcagcagcgatTTCACACCCCTCCATCTTGCCTGCTTGAGGGTGAAGAGAGCCCTGGATTCTCAGACAGCGAGGACAGAATGGCTTTTCTTAACTCTCTATCCGTGCAGGACAGCCTGGTTGAAAGCAGCCTTTCTCCGCCCATGTTTACCCATTCCGCTCTGGGACACGTCGTGGACGCAAAGTTAGAGGAAGATATGGAAGAGCAGGAAACTA AAACTTGTGGCGCTGCAGTGAGATCTCCGGACTGTGAGGTCCCATCGGATCTTGACAGATCTCAGAGGCAGAGAGCTAGGAGGAAGCCGCGGGTGCTTTTCTCCCAGGCACAGGTCTTCGAACTGGAGCGACGCTTTAAGCAGCAGCGCTATCTTTCCGCTCCAGAACGAGAACACTTGGCCAGCACTCTGAAACTCACCTCAACTCAGGTCAAGATCTGGTTCCAGAACCGAAGATACAAATGCAAGCGCCAGCGCCAAGACAAAAGCCTGGAGATAGCTggtcaccatcatcaccacccACCGCCGCCGAGACGAGTGGCAGTACCGGTTTTAGTCCGTGACGGAAAACCTTGTCTCTCGGGATCCCAGAATTATAACGCTACCTACGCTGTTGGCTCTAACCCCTACTGTTATAATAGCTACTCGACTTATAATAATGCAGCATACACAAATGCATATAACTGCTCATATCCCAGTCTTCCAACACTCCCAGCAAACACAGGAGCCAACCCTCTAATGTCCATGAGTCTGAATAATCTCGGAGCGCACTCCCAGGCTCAGTCATCGCAAGGGACTTCGGTTTCACCATGCCAAGGGACTCTGCAGGGCATCCGGGCGTGGTAG